The window TAATCTCCCAACATATTCCTCGCCATTTTTGAGTTTAACTAGCACGATTTTATTCAACGCTGTTTTCAAACTCTTTAAAGGATTTTCTATCTTGGCTTGCACAGTAAGTCTCCTCACTTTCTTTTTCTGATAATGTCTAATATAAAAGAGTTCTTATTTTTTCCTGTTCACGTTAACTTACATAGTTTTACGATGAATAGTATCGCTTATAAATTTTTACAAATAATATAGCAGATATGGAATTAATATTGACTGAACCAGAGGACATAATTAAAGTATCTAAGGCTCTCAGTGTAATGAGCAGAGTAAATATACTCAAGTTGGTTGCAGAAAAGCCAATGAGCGTAACCGAGTTAAGTGAGTTTCTTCATATGACAAAAGGGAATATAAGTAGCCAGTTAGCTGAACTAGAAGATGCAGGGCTAATTGAAATAAAATACGAAAATGGCATGAAAGGTATAAAGAAAATAGTGAAATCAAAATATACTACTATTGTCATATCTTTAAGCACTGGCGACACTAAGGAAGTTTAGGAAAACAGGAGAAGGTGATAAAGGTCTACTCTTGTACTCTGGATGTGCTTGAGTACCTAGGAAGAACTTATGGTTTTTCAATTCTATAATCTCAACCAATCCATTTTCACTTACACCTGATATTATCATACCGTATTTCTGAAGAAGATCAACATATTCAGGGTTCACCTCATATCTATGTCTATGTCTCTCATATATGTGTGGAGAATTGTATACAGAATATGCTAAAGTGCCCTCCTTTAGTATAATTTTTTGGGCTCCTAATCTCATGGTACCACCTACCTGAACTATTTTCTTTTGATTATCCAAGAGAGTTATAATCGGATACTTCGTAGTTGGATTTACTTCGGTCGTATTAGCCTCTTTTAATCCCAACACATTTCTAGCATATTCTACAATGGCTAGTTGCATTCCAAAACAAATGCCAAGAAATGGTATGTTATTTTCTCTAGCAAATTTTATGGCTTGTATTTTTCCTTCCACGCCTCTGGATCCAAAGCCAGGTAAAACAATAATACCGTTAACGTCCTTAAGTTTATTAATTTCATCTTCTGATTTTTCTAGGTCTGAAGACTCTACCCATACCAATGTGGGCTTTACTCTAAGTTTTGCAGCAGCGTGATAAATCGCTTCTTTAATACTGATGTAACTGTCCTTAAGTTTAGTATATTTTCCTACTAAAGCTATTTTAACTTCTTTTGAAGGGTTCTTCATATTTTCCACAAATTCTAACCATTCAGCAACGTTTGGTTCCTTTGGTTCCAATCCTAATTTATTAAATATCTTTTTTGTTATATTTTGCTTCTCTAAAATAAGAGGGACTTCATAGGTTAACTCTACATCGTAATTAGACAGTATATAATCTGGTTTTACATTGGTAAATAATGCGATCTTCTTCTTCGTTTCGTCATCAAGAGGTAATATGGATCTTGCTATTATCATGTCAGGCTGGATTCCAATTCTTCTCAGCTCTTGTACACTATGCTGTAATGGCTTTGTCTTTAATTCACCTGTAACCCTTAAGTATTCAACGAGTGCTACATGAATAAACATAAGGTTCTCTTCCTCTTCTAGCTTCATTTGTCTAACTGCTTCCAAGAAAGGCAAACCCTCTATATCACCTACAGTGCCTCCTATTTCGATTATGGCAATTTCCGCATTAGTATCATCAACTGCTTTCTTAACTAATCCCTTTATTTCGTCTGTCACATGAGGTATAATTTGAACTGTTTGTCCTAAATACTTCCCTTCTCTTTCTTTCCTTATAACCTCAAAGTAAACCCTACCTGCAGTTATATTGTTATAACGTGTCGTATTTATCCCAATAAACCTTTCATAATGCCCCAAATCCAGATCTGTTTCAGCTCCATCATCTGTCACAAAGACTTCGCCGTGCATATATGGATTCATTGTCCCTGCATCTACATTTAGATATGGATCAACTTTTATCGCAGTTACATTATAACCACTAGATTTTAAGAGAAAACCTATTGAAGCAACTATAGTACCCTTTCCTACACTAGATAGAACTCCTCCTGTAACTATAATGTACTTAGTCAAGGGAAATCACAGCTATAATTTTATGAACACCAGTTTTAAAAGTCAATTGTTTAGTTTAAGAGTATGAGTTATGTATGAGGCGATTATGATGAGACTTATCTCTAATCTAAAAAATGCGAAGCTTATACAAGTTGCTTTAGATTTTATAAATATTCAAGATGCTGAGAAAGTTGCTATTCAGGCAATTAAAGCTGGTGCTGGTATAATAGAAGCAGGAACCCCTCTTGTAAAAGCAGAAGGGATAAGGGGTTTAAAGAGATTGAGAGAATTGAATCCAAATGGTATAATTCTTGCTGATACGAAAACTGCTGATGCTGGAGACGTTGAAGTTGAAATAGCAAAAGCAGGAGATGCTAATATTATGACAGTTCTAGGGATAATGGACGATGCTACAATAGAAAGCGCAGTTAAAAGGGCTCATGAGTTAGGTCTTCTAGTACAGGCAGATCTTATAAATGTAAGAGATGTTATAGGAAGAGCTCAAGAACTAAAGAAATTGCAAGTTGATATAATCGGTCTACACGTTGGGCTAGACGTTCAGAAAAAGAGAGGTATAAGTATAGTAGATTTAAAGAATGAAATAGTGGAAATAAGTAATTTGAATGTGATTATCTCTGTTGCAGGTGGATTAAATAAAGATAGAATAAAAGAGCTAGCGAATTTACCTGTAAATATATTCGTGGTAGGCGGTGCTATTACGAGGGCTTATGATCCATTCAAGGCAACTGAAGAAATAGTTAAAATAATTAATGCCTAATTAGTATATGAATTATCGAGGTGTTGTTTTGTCTCAACCCGGTCAGACTAAATCAAAAGATGTTAAGATGGTTAATAGACAAGTGATAACTCCTGACGCATTAAAAGAAGATAAGAAGAAAGTATTATTATTATATTTCCTAAAAACTGTAGGTGGAGTATCTGAAAAAGCACTAGTTGCAGCTCTTAATGATTTGAAGCAAAAGGGGCTAGATCTAGGATATCAATTTAATGTCCTTGGGAATAACGTGTATAGTCCGGTACTAAAGGAAGACCTAACCACATTATTGTACTTAGGTTTCATCGAGACTGATCCACAAAGTAAGAAACTTAAATTAACCAATAATGGTATAGAATTTCTAGACTCTCAACAGATAGAGGAAGATTTTAAGAATAATTTAACACAAAAAATAAATGATATTAAATCTAAGATAACTGCAATAGATGAAGAAAATAGATTAAGGTCAAGGAGAAGATATTAATTTTTAAATTAGAATACAATAATTTTTGATAAATTTTCACTAAAAGTTAGATTAATTTTACATTGGCATAAATCCTCTTCTAGTCTGCTGAGGTTGCTGTCCTTCTTCTACTGGTCTGCTCCATATTAATGGATCTAGTTTTCCTTCCTTGCTTAATTTGACTACTAAGTCCTTAAATTCACTGGTATGTCTTATATCAAGTTCTAAAAGATTCTCTAGTAACTCCCAAGTTGTTTTCATTACATCTTCGAGCATCTCTTTGGGCATGTGTTTTATTATCTGGGGATCCTGTAGCCATTGATCGAAAGCTTTTATTGTCCTTAATATATGTTGAAAGGCTACTCTAGTTGCAAGTATTAAGTCTAATCTGTCAGAACTAGAATTTTGATACTTCTTCTCCAACTCCTTTAATGTTGCAAGAAGGTTTTTCTGCATTTTTATCCATTCGTCAAGGTTTGAGAGATAATTACTACTTTCCACCTATTACACCAATAAATCATATGTGATTGCAGATTAATAAACATATGTTAGGGTTATTTTTCTTTCAGATTAAATGGCAGTCCTTCCTCAACTATATTTGTTGGTATCTTATCCTTATACTTCTTAAGAAAATCTATTTCTTCTTCTTTTTTCCTAAGTTTATCAGGTAACATTCTAGGTATTTCATCTATAACTGGATACCATCTTTTGCAATTTGGACAATAGAGCAGGGCATCTACGATCTCATATTGGTAACATTCATCACATGGTAGATCTGATGATTTAGTTTCACTAATATTTATGTTCTTAAATGAGCAGAAAATTTCGCATAATGGTTTCTTTTCATCCTTTATCTCTCTTTGTATTTTCTTGTACGAAAAAATGTGATATTCTAAGGGAAAGTGTTTACAAATAGGGCATGCTAATAGGTCTAACAGCCTATACTTCATTTGCTTTCTACAAATTTTTTTAATTCTTCAGCTAAAAGCATTGCTTTACTTTCGTCTTTAGCCTCTACTAGTATCCTAATGATAGGTTCTGTACCACTCTTTCTGACCAGGAACCAAAAGTCTTCTCCTATTATTTTAACACCATCAATAGTAATCACTTTTCTCCTATTACCATAGGACTTTATAAGATCTCCATATAACCGCTGTATGTCATATTGTGGTTTTAAATTTACCTTAGTTTTAACTAGATAATATTTAGGTAATCTATCAAATAATTGGGCTGAAGATAAATTCTCACTTGCCATAAATTCTAGCATTAAGGCAAAGCTCATTGCACCATCTCTAACGTATTGATGTGGTGGATATATGAAACCACCGTTTTCCTCAAAACCTGCTAATCCTTTCTCGTCCTGCAGTTTATGTGCAATGTCAACACTACCTACTTTTGTCCATAAAACCTCAAGACCGTATTTTACTAAATACTCCTCTGTGAGACTAGAGCTGGATACCGCAGTAACAATTACTCTACTACCCTTAGGGTTCTTCACATGACTCCAATATGATAATAAGGTCCCGCTTCTGTCTCCCCACTGAACTCTGCCTTCGGAGTCAAGAAAAATTGCTCTGTCAGCATCTCCATCATGGGCTATCGATAGATCGGCTTTTAGTGTTAATGCAATTTTTGCGGTTTCTTCTAGAGATTCAAATGTGGGTTCAGGCATTCTAGCTGGAAATAACGGATCTAAATTTCCATTTATGGTATATACTTTACATCCTAACTCTTTTGCTACTAATGGACTTGTTAACCCTCCTACACTATTTGCAGAATCAATTAATACAGTATATCCTTTTTTAGATATCTTCTCAGTATCTACATGCTGTAATATCCCTTTCACATAGGTCGGAATCACTCTATCTTCTTTTTTCACGTCATTAGTAAGAGCTTTCCATTCAATACTATTAAACCTCTCACTAAACAAAATTTCCTCTATTTCATTTTCTTTCTCTCTTCTTATTTCAACTCCGTCCTTATCTATTACTTTGATTCCATTATACTCTGGCGGATTATGACTTGCAGTAACAATTACACCTGCATCATATCCTAACGTTTTTACAGCATACTGTAAAGTAGGAGTAGGTGCCAGTCCGCCATAAAAAACATCTACTCCTGTACTTAATAGTCCCGCTTCAACTAGTTTAACATACATATCTCCTCCGGCTCTAACATCTCTCCCTACCAATAGTTTACTGCCCTTACCGAAGAACGAGCCTATGGCTCGTGAAAGTTTAAGGACAAGCTCTGGAGACAGATCCCTATTTATCAAGCCTCTAACTCCATCAGTGCCGAATAATTTACCCATACTTTTAACTAGCTTACCAAATTATATAAACGTAATTCTTCTATTAATTTTAAGGGTCAAAAATCCTTCATAAATTTGGTACAACGAAGACTATTTAGATAACAATTATGTTATGAAAAACTACGTGTTTTTTTAAGTTAGCATTCAAATACATGGAAATCAGAAATGCGTAATCTTAGTTGCCTAAGTCTTTATGCTAATGGCTAAAATTTGTCTTGTGATATCATCTTGTCATGGACAAGATTTTTAGCTTAAACTCTTGTAGAGCTCAAGCACCCTTAAAGCTACGTTCCTCCATCTCCATTCCCTAGAAATAGAGATGTTATTCTCCCCTATCTCTTTCCTTATTTTAGGGTCTCTAAGCTTCTCCACAGCATCCTTCAGGTCCTGGCAACTGGAAATCATGAACCCGTTTACCCCATCCTTCACTATCGTTGATAGAACCTTAGCTCTATTACCAACTATCACCGGGACTCCCCTGGCCATAGCCTCCTTTATGACGATACCTTCTGCCTCTATATCTGAAGTAAGAATAACAGCCAACGACTTATCCATCAGGGAGTACTTTTCCTCCTCACTGGCTACGCCTAAATATTTCACTTTATCTTCAAGACCCAATTCACTGACTCTTGTCATAATCTTCTCTAGATAGTCCTTATCCCTAACTTGTCCTATCAGGATAAGCTTCACGTTCAGATTTTTAATACATTCAATCGCAAAGAGCTGGTTTTTCTCGGGACTTATTCTACCAATGTAAAGTAAATAGTCTTCACGACCTTCAGATTTGGGATAATTAAATGCCATATCATCAACTCCGTTTGGGATTACGACTATCTTAGAGCCGTCATACCCAAGGTTTATCATCTCCTCCTTCTCCCATTCACTTACTGCAATTAATTTATCGACTCTCTTTCCTATGTCTCTCTTTAACCAGTTTATGACTCTACCCTGATCACTTACAAAAATGTGGTGTGGGGTCATTACCAATGGAGCTTCTCCTAACGGTAAAGAGAAAAAGAGAAAAGTGTAAAGGTTCCAGGTACTTAACTTCCTCCCTAAGTTATGAAAGTGGAGAACTGAAGGAGAATCTCTATAGATCCACGTTCTTTTATGTCTTACTACCTTTATTCCATCTATGATCTCAAATGGAAGGAGCTTCCCTCTCTCCGTGTAAGTATCTCTCGTTGTATGAACTTCAACGTCGATAGACATTTTAACTAATTCCCTGCTTAAATTGAACACATGAACTTCTGTACCTCCTCTCACTGGAAGAAAGAGTGGAGTCAACATCCAGACCTTATACATGAATCATCCTTTCCTTATCAATAACATGAAGTATAACATTAAAACCCTTACAGTATTTCAAAAATCTTTTCAATTCTGACCTGTATCTTTCCGATAAATTAACAGAGAACAACGATTTAAAGTGACTTGAACTGATTTTTATGCATAATATCTAATAAAAATTCAATAATTTTATGTTAATCAATATTTTGTCGTCTTGTTTCAACTAAGCGCATATTTCCATTTCAAAAATTAATGGTTTACATAGCCTATAACTGCTAATTGTAATTGTAGTATTGGGTGTGGAGATGGCGAAAAATAAGACGCGTTGCAAATACGGTGACTATATTATACGCGAGAGGAAAGGGCGGATTATGTATATAAGATAGAGAATGTGAACTGTGGGACAAGGGAAACTTACGTTGGTTCCTTAATTGACGTAGTTGAGACTTACCTAAAATTGAAAAATAGCAACGGGGGAGTGGGGGGTGTCCCCCACAGCGCCGGGGGTGGGATTTGAACCCACGCAGGGATAACCCTACTGGCTCTCAAGGCCAGCCCCTTGGACCGCTCGGGCACCCCGGCAGCATTATATAGATACTTTTTCACCCTTTAATACTTAACCGCTAGAACTAGTGAATAACCCTTAGCTCTCTTATAAACCTTCACCTCATTTAGAAACTTAGAAAATTCCATAACAACATTTGCTTCTCCCTTATATACCACTACCTCTATTATTCCTCCGATTTCAAGACGTCTTCCTGCTTCTTCAGAAAGTCTTTCTATGAATTCTTTTCCTGCTTTTAAGGGAGGATTAGAATAAATTCCAGTAAATTTTAGATCATTTGGTACGTTTTCAAATAGATTACTTTTAATCACTGTTATTCTATTACTAAGATTGTATTTATTAACATTTTTCGATGTAAAGTGTATTGCTTTCTTATCGACATCGATCATGTAGACTTTAAGGTTCTGATTTACAAGAGCAATGTATATACCTATTGGTCCATATCCACATCCTATATCGGCTACAATTCCATGATTAGGCAAAACTAAGTTCTCTAGTAAAATTCTTGTACCTAGATCTAGCTTATCTTTGGAAAATAAACCTCTACTACTTTCCAGGCTTAGAGGTATTCCGTTCACTACATCATTCACTATTATCTTTTCGCTCATCTCATTTCCAACTTTTTGGGTATATGTCTCTTTCCATAAAAATTCTTTTAGGCCTTATAACTTCGCCTTTTTTACCAGATTCTAATTGCTTACTTTCTACAATACTCTCTCCTATAGCCACAAGTTCACCTTTAAGAGTTAGAATCGCTACGTCTTGATTTTTACGAAAGTTCTGATAAGCCAGTATACCAGGTAGGTTTAATTTAGCTCCATACGTTATTGCGTTTACTGCCGTATCGCTCACTATAACTTTTGGAATTCCGCATACCCCGTACTCCATAGGGAGTAGAATTCTCCTCAAATCACTCTCATCTTTACAGTTTCTGTATAGGTATAATGATTCTGAAACTTCTTGGAGTGTAACCATATTAGTTTTTTCTGTAAATATACCAGACCTAATTCTTCTTAACTCTCTCATATGTGAACCACAGCCTGCTATAACACCTACATCATGACACAATTTTCTCATATAAGTTCCTGCGTCAGACTCGACTCTTAGTAGTATTAATTTATCCTGAATATCTAAAATATCGATGGCGTAAATTCTCCTTTTTCTTATCCTTCTTTTTACTGAGGATCTTACTGGCGGTTTCTGATATATTTCGCCTACGAATTGGCTTATTATTTCTTTTAACTCCTTTGGGTCTACATTACAGTGCATTTGTAATAAGCAAATGTATTCCTTTCCACTCTTGCTAATGTAATTCATTAATTTTGTTGCATTCTGTAATCCTATCGGTAATACTCCGGTAACCTTGGGATTTCCCCACCCGTTATACGGGTTCTAGGGTTCCTCCATGTCCTGCCTTGGTAATGTTAAAAAGCTTTTTTACCCAATAAGCTACCTCATGGCTTGTTGGACCAGGTGGTTTATCTAGATTGATTATGGAGTTTTTTATCAAAGATTCGATTGGTCTCTTATCTGCATAAAAGCCAAATTTCTCCTCAGTGTCTTCTTCTCTCAAGATTTTCCATCTATTTTCATAACTACAAAAAGAATCTATCTTGTTTATAAATTCATAAATCATACTAAATCACAGGTATTTTCGGTTTAACTGCCTCTTTTATAAAATCAGTCAAACCTGATTGCTCTATAGCCTGTTTTACTTCTTGATCTGTTGCTCCTTTATTTATTTCTACTTTCTTGTCTGTTGGTTCAATATGAAGTATATTAACTCTTCTCCTTTTGACTCCATTAATCTCTTTTGGTCCTGTTACTAGGACAAAATTACTATCTATGATATCTACAATTACACATTTTTTACCAGCTTCTCTGCCTCTAGTTTTTACACAAATCCTACCAATCTCTATCGCAGGCATATTCTACCTAACCTAAAAAACAAGAGTTGTATAAAAATATAAACTTACTGCCAGTACTTGCGTGTTCTTAAAAACTTTCTTTCCTCCTCAAGTAGACTCTCAAAAAACCTGTCCTCTCCATCACTGAGCTTATTAAGAACTTTCCCAATGTTATTTATTCCTACTCCTCTTGCACTTAATCCTATGGCGACATATTTTTTGTAAGTTGAAAACATTGATGAGATATTCTGAAGTATTTCAAATCTCTTTTTTTCGTTCTTCGAGATCTTTGAACCTTTAATGACCTTTTTAACAATTTCGACACTTTCTTTATCATCCTCATCAGTTACGGTTAGGAATATTGAGCCACACTTGGTACATCTATCCGGTACCTCAGCAGCATAATATATATTATTCCACCCGCACACCATACAAATTATTTTAACCTTATTATTTAACAATTTACGTTTAAAGATCTCTATCATTACTCCTTTTTCATCTGAATGTGCTGCAACAAATAGTTTGTTAAGGAATTCTTTAGCTAGTGGGGAGAAGCCTGGTACTTCTATACATTCCCAAGTAAGTCGAGTTAGGAATTCCTTAAGTGTTACATCGTAGTTTTTATACATAAGTTCTTTCACTGCTTCTTCTCCAACTAAGGTATCAGTATAAGCTTTAAGGAGAGTCTGCGAGAATGTTATATCGGTTTTTTGTTTGTCTATAAGACCGAATCTTTCCGCTTCAATCAAGAGTTTCCATTTATATTGTGGACTTTCTTTTATAGCCCTCTTTAGAAGGTCTTCAAATTCACTAGAACTTAAACTATTTAGTATTTTTATTGCTTTTGTAAATTCCTCCTTTGATACTGGAACTAAAGAGGCTATTGCTATATGATAGGGATCACACCTATATGTAGTTCTCACTCCTTTTACTTGGGTTAATAAAAGTGATAGTAACGCACCTAGGGTGTTATTACCTCTACTTCCTAATCCTGCATGTAAAACTATTAGATCATTGTTTATTTCTACAAGGATTTTACTTTTAGTTGGAACAGGGTATCCTCGTCTTTTTTGCTCTTCTAGTAACGAAGAGATCTTTTCGAGTATTTCTTTTGGTAGGTCTATTTGCTCTCCTCTTTCTATTCTTTCGATATAATCATAGACCTTAATGGAAATTTCTCTTTCAACTGGTATTGATTCACCAAACCAGCTTGGCAAGACTCCGCTTTTTAGTTGTGCGTTTTCGACATAAATACGATTTTCCTCTATTGATACTACTCTCCAAATTTTTCCTCCCAGTATGAATACGGTATTTTCGTCCAGTGTAGCCACGAATTCATAGTCTAACGTTCCTATTTTAGTGTTAGAAATATGGTCTATGACTATGTAGTCTTTTATAGAATCCGGTATCATATTTGTACTGTAATAATACCTCCATAATCTTCCTGCCGGTGATATCTTATCTTTATTATTTCTAATTATTCTTGCAGATTCAAGTATACTTAATGTTTCTTCAAATTCCTCTTCTGTTAAG is drawn from Sulfolobus acidocaldarius SUSAZ and contains these coding sequences:
- a CDS encoding ArsR family transcriptional regulator, with translation MELILTEPEDIIKVSKALSVMSRVNILKLVAEKPMSVTELSEFLHMTKGNISSQLAELEDAGLIEIKYENGMKGIKKIVKSKYTTIVISLSTGDTKEV
- the pyrG gene encoding CTP synthetase (CTP synthase; cytidine triphosphate synthetase; catalyzes the ATP-dependent amination of UTP to CTP with either L-glutamine or ammonia as the source of nitrogen; in Escherichia coli this enzyme forms a homotetramer), translating into MTKYIIVTGGVLSSVGKGTIVASIGFLLKSSGYNVTAIKVDPYLNVDAGTMNPYMHGEVFVTDDGAETDLDLGHYERFIGINTTRYNNITAGRVYFEVIRKEREGKYLGQTVQIIPHVTDEIKGLVKKAVDDTNAEIAIIEIGGTVGDIEGLPFLEAVRQMKLEEEENLMFIHVALVEYLRVTGELKTKPLQHSVQELRRIGIQPDMIIARSILPLDDETKKKIALFTNVKPDYILSNYDVELTYEVPLILEKQNITKKIFNKLGLEPKEPNVAEWLEFVENMKNPSKEVKIALVGKYTKLKDSYISIKEAIYHAAAKLRVKPTLVWVESSDLEKSEDEINKLKDVNGIIVLPGFGSRGVEGKIQAIKFARENNIPFLGICFGMQLAIVEYARNVLGLKEANTTEVNPTTKYPIITLLDNQKKIVQVGGTMRLGAQKIILKEGTLAYSVYNSPHIYERHRHRYEVNPEYVDLLQKYGMIISGVSENGLVEIIELKNHKFFLGTQAHPEYKSRPLSPSPVFLNFLSVASA
- a CDS encoding D-arabino 3-hexulose 6-phosphate aldehyde lyase, which codes for MYEAIMMRLISNLKNAKLIQVALDFINIQDAEKVAIQAIKAGAGIIEAGTPLVKAEGIRGLKRLRELNPNGIILADTKTADAGDVEVEIAKAGDANIMTVLGIMDDATIESAVKRAHELGLLVQADLINVRDVIGRAQELKKLQVDIIGLHVGLDVQKKRGISIVDLKNEIVEISNLNVIISVAGGLNKDRIKELANLPVNIFVVGGAITRAYDPFKATEEIVKIINA
- a CDS encoding phosphoglucomutase (catalyzes the interconversion of alpha-D-mannose 1-phosphate to alpha-D-mannose 6-phosphate and alpha-D-glucose 1-phosphate to alpha-D-glucose 6-phosphate) — translated: MGKLFGTDGVRGLINRDLSPELVLKLSRAIGSFFGKGSKLLVGRDVRAGGDMYVKLVEAGLLSTGVDVFYGGLAPTPTLQYAVKTLGYDAGVIVTASHNPPEYNGIKVIDKDGVEIRREKENEIEEILFSERFNSIEWKALTNDVKKEDRVIPTYVKGILQHVDTEKISKKGYTVLIDSANSVGGLTSPLVAKELGCKVYTINGNLDPLFPARMPEPTFESLEETAKIALTLKADLSIAHDGDADRAIFLDSEGRVQWGDRSGTLLSYWSHVKNPKGSRVIVTAVSSSSLTEEYLVKYGLEVLWTKVGSVDIAHKLQDEKGLAGFEENGGFIYPPHQYVRDGAMSFALMLEFMASENLSSAQLFDRLPKYYLVKTKVNLKPQYDIQRLYGDLIKSYGNRRKVITIDGVKIIGEDFWFLVRKSGTEPIIRILVEAKDESKAMLLAEELKKFVESK
- a CDS encoding glycosyl transferase, which translates into the protein MYKVWMLTPLFLPVRGGTEVHVFNLSRELVKMSIDVEVHTTRDTYTERGKLLPFEIIDGIKVVRHKRTWIYRDSPSVLHFHNLGRKLSTWNLYTFLFFSLPLGEAPLVMTPHHIFVSDQGRVINWLKRDIGKRVDKLIAVSEWEKEEMINLGYDGSKIVVIPNGVDDMAFNYPKSEGREDYLLYIGRISPEKNQLFAIECIKNLNVKLILIGQVRDKDYLEKIMTRVSELGLEDKVKYLGVASEEEKYSLMDKSLAVILTSDIEAEGIVIKEAMARGVPVIVGNRAKVLSTIVKDGVNGFMISSCQDLKDAVEKLRDPKIRKEIGENNISISREWRWRNVALRVLELYKSLS
- a CDS encoding methyltransferase, translated to MSEKIIVNDVVNGIPLSLESSRGLFSKDKLDLGTRILLENLVLPNHGIVADIGCGYGPIGIYIALVNQNLKVYMIDVDKKAIHFTSKNVNKYNLSNRITVIKSNLFENVPNDLKFTGIYSNPPLKAGKEFIERLSEEAGRRLEIGGIIEVVVYKGEANVVMEFSKFLNEVKVYKRAKGYSLVLAVKY
- a CDS encoding pseudouridine synthase, with product MNYISKSGKEYICLLQMHCNVDPKELKEIISQFVGEIYQKPPVRSSVKRRIRKRRIYAIDILDIQDKLILLRVESDAGTYMRKLCHDVGVIAGCGSHMRELRRIRSGIFTEKTNMVTLQEVSESLYLYRNCKDESDLRRILLPMEYGVCGIPKVIVSDTAVNAITYGAKLNLPGILAYQNFRKNQDVAILTLKGELVAIGESIVESKQLESGKKGEVIRPKRIFMERDIYPKSWK
- a CDS encoding tRNA pseudouridine synthase A produces the protein MIYEFINKIDSFCSYENRWKILREEDTEEKFGFYADKRPIESLIKNSIINLDKPPGPTSHEVAYWVKKLFNITKAGHGGTLEPV
- a CDS encoding 50S ribosomal protein L14 (binds 50S subunit), producing the protein MPAIEIGRICVKTRGREAGKKCVIVDIIDSNFVLVTGPKEINGVKRRRVNILHIEPTDKKVEINKGATDQEVKQAIEQSGLTDFIKEAVKPKIPVI
- a CDS encoding helicase gives rise to the protein MISVSQTFINKLNELGYKSLTPIQKIGIPIILKGKNTIVIAPTGFGKTETAIFPVFYKILSSNTEKISTIYITPLRALNRDLEDRLSKIGSVLGIKIAIRHGDSTERQRKRILEDPPDLLLTTPETLLYLLVNQKIRELLGNIRWIIIDELQEMLDEKRGYELLLAIQRLKRLSKHEIQLIGLSATIGDIELAKRFIGRNVEVAEYNTRKDVKIELVIPTVSKDLAELSYKTGLHPDTLARIRELERLIRENRPVLVFTNVRESTEFLASELSKLSQLKVRTHHGSLSREIRLEAEKEFKTGNLDALIATSSLELGIDIGAINGVIQYTSPKQVIRLVQRIGRSGHSINKVSSGFLLPSHDIFDILECKSIIDNLKEGYLEKPIVEPKPYDVMAHEIAGLVLEGITDKKEIFNLIKSSFQYNDLTEEEFEETLSILESARIIRNNKDKISPAGRLWRYYYSTNMIPDSIKDYIVIDHISNTKIGTLDYEFVATLDENTVFILGGKIWRVVSIEENRIYVENAQLKSGVLPSWFGESIPVEREISIKVYDYIERIERGEQIDLPKEILEKISSLLEEQKRRGYPVPTKSKILVEINNDLIVLHAGLGSRGNNTLGALLSLLLTQVKGVRTTYRCDPYHIAIASLVPVSKEEFTKAIKILNSLSSSEFEDLLKRAIKESPQYKWKLLIEAERFGLIDKQKTDITFSQTLLKAYTDTLVGEEAVKELMYKNYDVTLKEFLTRLTWECIEVPGFSPLAKEFLNKLFVAAHSDEKGVMIEIFKRKLLNNKVKIICMVCGWNNIYYAAEVPDRCTKCGSIFLTVTDEDDKESVEIVKKVIKGSKISKNEKKRFEILQNISSMFSTYKKYVAIGLSARGVGINNIGKVLNKLSDGEDRFFESLLEEERKFLRTRKYWQ